The following are encoded together in the Anopheles nili chromosome 3, idAnoNiliSN_F5_01, whole genome shotgun sequence genome:
- the LOC128725478 gene encoding probable 39S ribosomal protein L24, mitochondrial has product MRLTGVLQKIGDVSKKFSNFPDSYIKRSMEQVYWRTPRGKPQYLARTVERKKFRFTTNRPWTGQFRQQNMPGTIRKKVFLEPVANWSFFRGDRVEVLVGKDKGKQGIVSQVIQERNWVIVTGLNCHLRKVADEKDYPGIIIKSESPLLVTSQVQLVDPSDLVATPIEWRYTEDGEKVRVSTRTGRIIPIPKTNEETHDYKTKGTYMEREKDTPADVVKEITFQPALCTFEMDIMKEQGIEEDRTPLKTYWY; this is encoded by the exons ATGCGTCTCACCGGAGTACTGCAAAAAATTGGCGATGTGTCAAAgaagttttccaattttcctgATTCATACATCAAACGCAGCATGGAACAG GTGTATTGGAGGACTCCCCGAGGCAAACCACAATATCTAGCGCGAACGGTTGAGAGGAAAAAGTTTCGTTTTACCACCAATCGGCCATGGACCGGACAGTTTCGGCAACAGAACATGCCGGGCACCATTCGCAAGAAAGTATTTCTCGAACCGGTCGCTAACTGGAGCTTCTTCCGCGGCGATCGTGTCGAGGTGCTAGTGGGCAAAGATAAAGGCAAACAGGGCATTGTGAGCCAGGTGATACAGGAGCGTAACTGGGTGATCGTGACCGGTTTGAACTGCCACTTGCGGAAGGTGGCCGACGAGAAAGATTACCCCGGCATTATAATCAAATCCGAAAGCCCGCTTCTCGTCACCAGTCAGGTGCAGCTCGTCGATCCGTCCGATCTGGTGGCAACACCGATCGAGTGGCGGTACACGGAGGACGGCGAAAAGGTGCGGGTTTCGACGCGGACTGGTCGTATCATTCCGAtaccaaaaacgaacgaagaaacGCATGATTACAAAACCAAAGGCACATACATGGAACGGGAAAAGGATACGCCAGCCGATGTGGTAAAAGAAATTACCTTTCAACCCGCCTTGTGCACCTTCGAGATGGACATAATGAAGGAGCAAGGCATCGAGGAGGACCGGACGCCTCTCAAAACCTACTGGTACTAA
- the LOC128723556 gene encoding geranylgeranyl transferase type-1 subunit beta produces MDSNLDGDEVETHKHAKYFIRFLHALPGRLASHDSTRVTIAFFAISGLDVLNSLHMLSDSFQRDIINWVYKLQVVPKPGERAYGGIQGSSTFDVIGTPENCGLNLYRWGHLAITYTGIAVLVALGDDLGRLNRKAIIEGVAAVQRPDGSFSATIEGSEQDMRFVYCAAAICAMLNDWGCVDRKKMADYIMKSIRYDYGISQHYEMESHGGTTFCAIAALQLSGQLHLITPEMRERIIRWLVFRQQDGFQGRPNKPVDTCYSFWIAATLKILNAFDLTSFKDNRDFVMSTQDAMVGGFSKWPQGYTDPFHTYFGLCGLTFLNEPGLQEVMPSLNISMRAYRRLQELQRDWRLLEDGLASANGEVAVHIE; encoded by the exons ATGGATAGCAATCTGGACGGAGATGAAGTGGAGACTCATAAGCACGCAAAATACTTTATTCGGTTCCTTCATGCCCTTCCCGGGCGGTTGGCTTCACACGATTCCACCAG AGTCACCATCGCCTTCTTCGCCATCAGTGGACTGGATGTGCTGAATTCGTTGCATATGCTCTCGGACTCCTTCCAGCGGGACATCATCAACTGGGTCTACAAACTACAGGTGGTGCCGAAGCCAGGTGAACGAGCCTACGGCGGAATACAGGGGTCCAGCACGTTCGACGTTATTGGAACGCCCGAAAATTGCGGTCTCAATCTCTACCGATGGGGTCATCTAGCCATCACGTACACGGGCATTGCCGTACTGGTGGCCCTGGGTGACGATTTGGGGCGGTTGAATCGAAAAGCTATAATTGAGGGAGTTGCAGCGGTTCAGCGACCCGACGGCAGCTTTAGTGCAACTATCGAAGGAAGCGAACAGGACATGCGATTCGTGTACTGTGCAGCCGCAATCTGTGCCATGCTTAACGATTGGGGTTGTGTGGATCGGAAGAAAATGGCAGATTACATCATGAAGAGCATT CGGTACGACTACGGCATAAGCCAGCACTACGAAATGGAATCACACGGTGGTACGACGTTCTGTGCCATCGCTGCATTACAACTGAGCGGTCAGTTACATCTGATAACGCCAGAAATGCGAGAACGAATCATCCGGTGGCTAGTTTTTCGACAGCAGGACGGATTCCAGGGGCGTCCCAACAAGCCGGTCGACACGTGCTATTCGTTCTGGATTGCGGCCACACTCAAGATACTGAATGCGTTCGATTTGACTAGCTTCAAGGACAACCGGGATTTCGTGATGTCGACGCAGGATGCCATGGTGGGCGGGTTTTCGAAGTGGCCCCAGGGCTATACGGATCCGTTTCACACGTATTTTGGTTTGTGTGGACTGACCTTCCTGAACGAACCCGGCCTGCAGGAGGTTATGCCAAGTCTGAACATATCGATGCGTGCCTACCGGCGGTTACAAGAGCTCCAGCGTGATTGGAGGTTACTAGAAGATGGGCTAGCCTCTGCCAATGGGGAAGTTGCCGTGCACATAGAGTAG
- the LOC128724076 gene encoding CD109 antigen, whose amino-acid sequence MKATTCHHTAWCRLVSTKTQLSCCVLLLAQLVLLTHAQLSQQQSNDVNRYNSNPSDPFGRQQYNPQQQYPNSQYDPNQRLNQGSGLSPTSGTNYQRDFYNSGGGGGVNSQDSNSIDANRFGQQDGNRNVIFQSTTPRDYFNRQTTPASRSRVSTFNRNPFLNDFAAGNPFSRGITYFIVASRIVRPGQVYKVSVSVLESHLPLGVRASISRDGVEMSSEVKPITVGVPETLLMRVPPTSVFGEYKLRVEGSYDKNFGGYVFVNETKLIFSQRSMTIFVQTDKPVYMQGETVRFRAIPITTELRGFDKEMNVYMLDPAGHIMRRWLSRQSNQGSVSLQYQLSDQPVFGEWKIRIEAQGQIEEAIFNVEEYYQTRFEVNVTMPAFFFNTDRYIHGRIMANFTNGTPVKGNLTLKATIRPIGFFNPEAINQMNRVGNLGRLTNLQTENVPYYLQKTNPELLYNNPQNTFTSQVGGRDRDAYDSSGTAYDGNRYSNNFQDTFVIERHLNFDEEWPFWIKKPIETDAQWDSWSNTYRESLPFLRFFNGTYHFRFPMSELAQLVPNLSGMEILFTARVGERFYNEVVEGYSLTRVYNSSIRIAFLGESPQVFKPSMPFTVFLIAEYHDGSPLPLDEFHAGRMEVSGSIESRASGGRSSFDTRVLQMSENPGVWELKMDIRHDLNLENTKQTNEFLNEIQSMRLTANYVDPSGERANTELLLLAHFSPNNHNIKVHTSTTNAKVGEYITLHVQSNFYIKDFNYLVMSKGIILITGHENMQGGVKTMAITLSAEMAPAATIVVWHIGRYGKLLTDSLTFPVNGISRNNFTVFINNRKARTGEKVEVAIYGEPGSYVGLSGIDNAFYTMQAGNELTYANVITKMLSFDEHTNGTLKQTWMSHDGDPDELVYYPSSTFGIDANRTFEYAGLVVFTDGYVPMRPLLCDPALNYSECLNGRCYRADKRCDGYMDCEDGTDEAGCMVRNETLLAEFRKFRFNRILRHYQNVWMWKDVNIGPHGRYIFNLEVPQVPALWTVSAFGISGTLGYGMLRKPIEYVGVQPFFINVEMPTACHQGEQVGIRVAVFNYQTVDIEATVVLHSSPDYQFVHVEEDGIVRSYNPRTSFGEHQFYIYMNAQDSANVYLPIVPTRLGEIEVTIHASTLLGAHQISRKITVEADGLPQYRHQSILLDLRNRAYLVQFMHVNVTETPIIPYEIDRYYVFGSNRARISVVGDVVGAIFPTMPINTTSLLTLPMDAAEQNMFSFAANFYTIKYMRASTLRDKKTERQAFHFMNILYQRQLSYLMEDGGFSLFRADWNHSAPSVWLTAYCAQVFGEMAGLYEYENFIFIDPYMIQKNMHWLLRHQKDDGSFWEETWLPDRKANSSGFFSRNEIVREKNITLTAHVLITLTTVNLPAGKLAARVALAQQRALQYLQRSLATIKEFGSAYEVSIVAYALMIAKAPKAEAAFTMLSAKMRSIGEFNYWGNEEVPLPPTKLENQRYFSLPRLPYKYDSLNIQTTAYALLTYVSRQELHVDPIVAWLNAQRLTDGGWASSQDTGLAMKALTEYSTRNRVSNVTQLAIKVEATSLPGETKQLYITRQSLAQQQFLDVPNAWGTVRVEATGVGYAILQMHVQYSVDTHKFQTQPPVPAFDLTTRTIFHGRNQSHISYVICQRWTYTEESIRSGMAVLDVTVPTGYMIQQQRLDSYILSQRVRNLQRARFQERKVLFYFDYLDNEYVCVNFTLERWMPVANMSRYLPIRVYDYYAPERFNETIFDSLQTYLLNICEVCGSSQCPYCSIYNLAVRFPGSLMLMLVTSVILVARHYRIVNPNAWILWND is encoded by the exons ATGAAGGCCACCACCTGTCACCATACGGCCTGGTGCAGGCTGGTTTCGACGAAAACACAGCTTTCCTGCTGTGTTCTGCTACTAGCGCAACTGGTGTTGCTTACCCACGCGCAACTCTCACAGCAACAATCGAACGATGTCAACCGATACAACAGCAACCCGTCGGATCCGTTTGGACGGCAGCAGTACAACCCCCAACAGCAGTACCCAAATTCCCAGTACGATCCGAACCAGCGCCTAAACCAGGGCAGCGGATTGTCACCAACTTCCGGTACGAACTACCAGCGAGATTTCTACAacagcggcggcggcggcggcgtcaACAGCCAGGACTCGAACAGCATCGATGCGAACCGGTTCGGGCAGCAAGATGGCAACCGGAATGTGATCTTCCAGTCGACAACCCCGCGAGATTATTTCAATCGTCAAACGACACCGGCATCGCGGTCACGTGTGAGCACATTCAACAGGAATCCGTTCCTGAACGATTTTGCCGCCGGCAATCCGTTCTCTCGGGGCATCACCTACTTCATCGTCGCCTCGCGGATAGTACGTCCCGGGCAGGTGTACAAGGTGTCCGTGTCGGTGTTGGAATCACATCTGCCACTCGGCGTGCGGGCTAGTATCTCGCGCGATGGCGTTGAGATGAGTAGTGAGGTTAAACCGATCACAGTAGGCGTACCGGAAACGCTGCTGATGCGTGTACCACCGACAAGCGTGTTCGGAGAGTACAAGCTGCGTGTGGAGGGCTCGTACGACAAGAACTTTGGTGGGTACGTGTTCGTCAACGAGACGAAACTCATCTTCTCCCAGCGCTCGATGACGATCTTCGTGCAGACGGACAAACCGGTGTACATGCAGGGCGAAACGGTGCGTTTCCGGGCGATCCCGATCACTACCGAACTGCGAGGGTTCGATAAGGAGATGAACGTGTACATGCTGGATCCGGCTGGCCACATCATGCGTCGGTGGTTGTCACGCCAATCCAACCAGGGTTCGGTTAGCCTGCAGTACCAGCTATCCGATCAGCCCGTGTTCGGTGAGTGGAAGATCCGCATCGAGGCGCAGGGACAGATCGAGGAGGCGATCTTTAACGTGGAGGAGTACTACCAAACGCGCTTCGAAGTGAACGTCACGATGCCGGCGTTCTTCTTCAACACGGATCGCTACATCCACGGGCGTATTATGGCGAACTTTACGAACGGCACACCAGTGAAGGGCAATCTGACACTGAAGGCGACGATCCGACCGATCGGGTTCTTCAACCCGGAAGCCATCAACCAGATGAACCGTGTGGGAAATCTCGGCCGATTGACGAACCTGCAGACCGAGAACGTGCCGTACTACTTGCAGAAGACAAACCCGGAGCTGTTGTATAACAACCCGCAGAACACCTTCACCAGCCAGGTTGGTGGTCGCGATCGGGACGCGTACGATTCATCAGGCACGGCCTACGATGGAAACCGGTACTCGAACAACTTCCAGGACACGTTCGTTATCGAGCGGCACCTGAACTTCGACGAAGAGTGGCCTTTCTGGATCAAGAAGCCGATCGAAACAGACGCACAGTGGGATTCGTGGTCGAACACGTACCGGGAGAGTTTACCGTTCCTGCGCTTCTTCAACGGCACCTACCATTTCCGGTTCCCGATGAGCGAGCTGGCTCAGTTAGTGCCAAACCTGTCGGGGATGGAGATTCTGTTCACGGCGCGTGTTGGAGAGCGCTTTTACAATGAGGTAGTCGAAGGATATTCGCTGACGCGCGTGTACAACTCATCCATTCGCATCGCTTTCTTGGGAGAATCTCCTCAG GTGTTCAAACCATCGATGCCGTTCACGGTGTTCCTGATCGCGGAGTATCACGATGGTTCTCCATTACCACTGGATGAGTTCCACGCCGGTCGTATGGAGGTGTCCGGTTCGATCGAAAGCCGCGCCTCAGGCGGACGCAGTTCGTTCGATACGCGTGTGCTCCAAATGTCGGAAAATCCGGGCGTATGGGAACTGAAGATGGACATCCGGCACGACCTGAACCTGGAGAAcacgaagcaaacgaacgagtTCCTGAACGAGATCCAATCGATGCGACTCACGGCGAACTACGTCGATCCGTCGGGCGAACGAGCCAACACGGAGTTACTGCTGCTGGCCCATTTCTCACCCAACAACCACAACATCAAGGTGCACACGAGCACAACGAACGCAAAGGTCGGCGAGTACATCACGCTGCACGTGCAGAGCAACTTCTACATCAAGGACTTTAACTACCTCGTCATGTCGAAGGGCATCATCCTAATCACCGGCCACGAAAACATGCAGGGTGGTGTGAAAACGATGGCCATCACACTGAGCGCTGAAATGGCCCCTGCGGCAACGATCGTGGTGTGGCACATCGGACGTTACGGCAAACTGCTGACGGATAGTCTCACGTTCCCGGTGAACGGTATCTCGCGCAACAACTTCACCGTGTTCATCAATAACCGGAAAGCGCGCACCGGCGAGAAAGTCGAAGTGGCCATCTACGGTGAGCCGGGTTCGTACGTCGGTCTGTCCGGTATCGACAACGCGTTCTACACGATGCAGGCCGGTAACGAGCTGACGTACGCGAACGTCATCACGAAAATGCTGTCTTTCGATGAGCACACTAACGGCACGCTGAAGCAGACCTGGATGTCACACGACGGCGATCCGGATGAGCTCGTGTACTATCCGTCGTCGACGTTCGGTATCGACGCGAACCGGACGTTCGAGTACGCTGGGTTGGTGGTGTTCACGGACGGATACGTACCGATGCGGCCATTACTCTGCGATCCTGCTCTCAACTACAGCGAGTGTTTGAATGGGCGTTGTTACCGGGCGGATAAGCGATGTGACGGTTACATGGACTGCGAGGATGGTACGGATGAGGCTGGGTGTATGGTGCGCAACGAAACTCTACTGGCCGAGTTCCGCAAATTCCGGTTCAATCGCATCCTGCGCCACTACCAAAACGTGTGGATGTGGAAGGACGTGAACATCGGACCGCATGGTCGGTACATCTTTAACCTGGAAGTACCGCAAGTTCCCGCTCTATGGACGGTATCTGCTTTCGGTATTAGTGGAACGCTTGGCTATGGCATGTTGCGCAAACCTATCGAGTACGTCGGTGTGCAGCCGTTCTTCATTAACGTCGAGATGCCGACCGCGTGTCATCAGGGCGAACAGGTTGGCATTCGAGTGGCTGTTTTCAACTACCAAACGGTCGATATCGAAGCAACGGTGGTACTACATAGCTCTCCTGACTACCAGTTCGTGCACGTCGAGGAGGATGGCATCGTGAGGTCGTACAACCCACGCACGTCCTTTGGCGAACACCAGTTCTACATCTACATGAACGCACAGGACTCGGCAAACGTGTACCTGCCGATCGTGCCAACACGGTTGGGTGAAATCGAAGTGACGATCCACGCGTCTACGCTGCTTGGAGCACACCAGATCAGCCGCAAAATTACGGTGGAAGCGGACGGACTCCCGCAGTACCGTCATCAGTCGATTCTGCTGGATCTACGCAACCGTGCGTACCTGGTGCAGTTTATGCACGTGAACGTAACCGAGACACCGATCATTCCGTACGAGATCGATCGGTACTATGTGTTTGGATCGAACCGAGCTCGCATTTCGGTGGTAGGGGACGTTGTCGGGGCCATCTTCCCGACCATGCCAATCAACACGACCTCGCTGCTGACACTGCCGATGGATGCTGCGGAACAGAACATGTTCAGCTTCGCCGCCAACTTCTACACGATCAAGTACATGCGGGCGAGCACGCTGCGTGATAAGAAAACCGAACGGCAGGCGTTCCACTTCATGAACATTCTGTACCAACGCCAGCTGAGCTACCTGATGGAGGACGGTGGTTTTTCGCTGTTCCGCGCCGACTGGAACCATTCAGCGCCATCCGTCTGGTTGACGGCGTACTGTGCGCAGGTGTTTGGCGAGATGGCCGGTTTGTACGAGTACGAGAACTTCATCTTCATCGATCCGTACATGATACAGAAGAACATGCACTGGTTGTTGCGCCACCAGAAGGACGACGGTTCGTTCTGGGAGGAAACCTGGCTACCCGATCGGAAGGCGAACAGCTCCGGATTCTTCTCACGCAACGAAATCGTCCGGGAGAAGAACATCACGCTAACGGCGCATGTGCTCATCACACTAACGACGGTTAATCTTCCCGCCGGT AAACTTGCCGCCAGGGTTGCTCTCGCACAGCAACGAGCGTTACAGTACTTACAGCGGAGTCTGGCCACGATAAAGGAATTTGGATCGGCGTACGAAGTGTCCATAGTCGCGTATGCCCTCATGATCGCCAAAGCACCAAAAGCTGAGGCAGCCTTCACGATGCTGTCGGCAAaaatgcgatcgatcg GCGAGTTCAATTACTGGGGTAACGAAGAGGTGCCGCTGCCACCGACAAAGTTGGAAAATCAACGCTACTTCTCGCTGCCTCGACTCCCGTACAAGTACGATTCGCTCAACATCCAGACGACGGCATATGCGCTGTTGACGTACGTTTCGCGCCAGGAACTGCATGTCGATCCGATCGTGGCGTGGTTGAACGCACAGCGTCTGACAGATGGTGGCTGGGCTTCCAGTCAGGATACGGGTCTCGCGATGAAAGCCCTCACCGAGTACAGCACACGCAATCGCGTCTCGAACGTTACGCAGCTAGCGATCAAGGTGGAAGCGACTTCGCTGCCCGGCGAAACGAAACAGCTTTACATTACTCGTCAAAGTCTGGCTCAGCAGCAGTTTTTGGAC GTGCCTAACGCTTGGGGTACGGTGAGAGTAGAAGCAACCGGTGTCGGTTACGCCATTTTGCAGATGCACGTGCAATACTCGGTCGATACGCACAAGTTCCAGACGCAACCGCCCGTACCGGCCTTCGATCTGACCACGCGTACGATCTTCCACGGCAGGAATCAGTCGCATATCAGCTACGTCATTTGTCAACG ATGGACTTATACGGAGGAGTCGATCCGCTCGGGCATGGCCGTGTTGGATGTGACCGTACCTACGGGTTACATGATCCAGCAGCAACGTCTGGATTCCTACATCTTGAGCCAACGCGTCCGAAACCTGCAGCGTGCTCGTTTCCAAGAGCGCAAGGTTCTTTTCTACTTCGACTAT CTGGACAACGAATACGTTTGTGTGAACTTTACCCTGGAGAGATGGATGCCGGTGGCCAACATGTCACGCTACTTGCCTATCCGCGTGTACGATTATTACGCACCAG AACGTTTTAATGAGACCATATTCGATTCGCTACAAACGTACCTCCTGAACATATGCGAGGTCTGCGGTAGCTCGCAGTGTCCATACTGTTCGATCTACAATCTTGCCGTACGCTTCCCGGGCTCGCTAATGCTGATGCTGGTGACGAGCGTTATCCTCGTTGCTCGACACTATCGAATAGTGAACCCGAACGCGTGGATCCTGTGGAACGATTAA